In Streptomyces sp. NBC_01426, one genomic interval encodes:
- a CDS encoding 4a-hydroxytetrahydrobiopterin dehydratase, with product MSGEPLSQKEIEDRLRELPGWAFEDDRILRTYRLGSHFAASALVAHIASVQDELNHHSDLTLGYDTVRVSVNTHSAGDAVTETDFALAERLEALAPAHGAN from the coding sequence ATGTCGGGCGAGCCGCTTTCCCAGAAGGAGATCGAGGACCGGTTGCGGGAACTCCCGGGCTGGGCCTTCGAGGACGACCGGATCCTGCGCACCTACCGGCTGGGCAGCCACTTCGCGGCGAGCGCCCTCGTCGCCCACATCGCTTCGGTGCAGGACGAGTTGAACCACCACTCGGACCTCACCCTGGGCTACGACACGGTCCGCGTGTCGGTGAACACGCACAGCGCGGGCGACGCCGTGACCGAGACCGACTTCGCCCTCGCGGAGCGACTGGAGGCCCTGGCGCCCGCTCACGGCGCGAACTGA
- a CDS encoding helix-turn-helix domain-containing protein: protein MTTVSVGAMLRTWRERRGISQLELAGRADSSSRHISFVETGRSRPSEEMVLRLAEHLDVPVRERNALLLAAGYAPRYPHTPLDDPSMEVLRDSLERLLTGYEPYPALVVDATYQVIAANRGIALLLDGVPEHLLAPPLNAMRLTLHPQGLAARILNLREWRGHLLEQMERQIALSRSEPLRALYEEVAAYPVAERADHGEPREAVANIALPLRIEHDGQTLSFVSSISTFNTPMDVTVAELAIETLLPADPATVKYLRSLVP, encoded by the coding sequence ATGACGACGGTGAGTGTGGGCGCGATGCTGCGCACCTGGCGGGAGCGGCGCGGGATCAGTCAGTTGGAGCTGGCGGGCCGCGCCGACTCCTCGTCGCGGCACATCAGCTTCGTGGAGACCGGCCGTTCCCGGCCGAGCGAGGAGATGGTGCTGCGGCTCGCGGAGCACCTGGACGTCCCGGTGCGGGAGCGCAACGCCCTGTTGCTGGCGGCCGGCTACGCGCCCCGCTACCCGCACACCCCGCTCGACGACCCGTCGATGGAGGTTCTGCGGGACTCCCTGGAGCGGCTGCTGACGGGCTACGAGCCGTATCCGGCGCTGGTCGTGGACGCCACGTACCAGGTGATCGCCGCGAACCGGGGCATCGCGCTGCTCCTGGACGGTGTGCCCGAGCACCTGCTCGCGCCGCCGCTGAACGCGATGCGGCTGACCCTGCATCCGCAGGGCCTGGCCGCGCGGATCCTCAATCTGCGGGAGTGGCGCGGTCACCTGTTGGAGCAGATGGAGCGGCAGATCGCCCTGTCGCGCTCGGAGCCGCTGCGCGCGCTGTACGAGGAGGTGGCGGCCTACCCCGTGGCGGAGCGGGCCGATCACGGCGAGCCGCGGGAGGCGGTCGCGAACATCGCGCTGCCGCTGCGGATCGAACACGACGGGCAGACGCTGTCCTTCGTGTCGTCCATCTCCACCTTCAACACGCCGATGGACGTGACCGTCGCCGAGCTGGCCATCGAGACCCTGCTGCCGGCCGACCCGGCGACCGTGAAGTACCTGCGCTCACTGGTCCCGTGA
- a CDS encoding bifunctional 5,10-methylenetetrahydrofolate dehydrogenase/5,10-methenyltetrahydrofolate cyclohydrolase yields MTTAQTAQTARLMDGTAVARRISEQTAAHAAKITERTGTAPCLATVLVGEDPASVTYVRMKQNRCAKAGITSRHVELPAETTTAELVAALTALSEDPEISGILLQHPVPHHIDERAAFEAIAPGKDVDGVTMHSFAAMGFGLPGFVSCTPGGIMRLLEEYDVDLTGKHAVVVGRSAILGKPAGMLLLERNATVTYCHSRTVDLPSIVRQADVLVAAVGKAEFIRGEDIKPGAVVLDAGYNAGNVGDVHFESAAARASLITPVPGGVGPMTIAVLLEQTVRAAAAQAGLDLAEL; encoded by the coding sequence ATGACGACTGCCCAGACCGCTCAGACCGCCCGGCTCATGGACGGCACCGCCGTCGCCCGCCGCATCTCGGAGCAGACCGCCGCCCACGCCGCGAAGATCACCGAGCGCACCGGCACCGCCCCCTGTCTGGCGACCGTGCTGGTCGGCGAGGACCCCGCGTCCGTGACCTACGTACGGATGAAGCAGAACCGTTGCGCCAAGGCCGGGATCACCTCCCGCCACGTCGAGCTCCCCGCCGAGACCACCACGGCGGAACTGGTGGCCGCCCTCACCGCGCTCTCCGAGGACCCGGAGATCAGCGGCATCCTGCTCCAGCACCCGGTGCCGCACCACATCGACGAGCGGGCCGCCTTCGAGGCCATCGCCCCCGGCAAGGACGTCGACGGTGTGACGATGCACTCTTTCGCCGCCATGGGCTTCGGCCTGCCGGGCTTCGTCTCCTGCACCCCCGGCGGCATCATGCGCCTCCTGGAGGAGTACGACGTGGACCTGACCGGCAAGCACGCCGTGGTCGTCGGCCGCAGCGCGATCCTGGGCAAGCCCGCCGGGATGCTGCTGCTGGAGCGCAACGCCACGGTCACCTACTGTCACTCCCGCACGGTGGACCTGCCCTCGATCGTGCGCCAGGCCGACGTGCTGGTCGCCGCCGTCGGCAAGGCAGAGTTCATCCGCGGCGAGGACATCAAGCCGGGCGCCGTCGTCCTGGACGCCGGCTACAACGCGGGCAACGTCGGCGATGTCCACTTCGAGTCGGCCGCCGCCCGGGCCTCCCTGATCACCCCGGTGCCCGGCGGCGTCGGCCCGATGACCATCGCCGTGCTCCTGGAGCAGACCGTGCGGGCCGCCGCCGCGCAGGCCGGGCTCGACCTCGCGGAGCTCTGA
- a CDS encoding methyltransferase domain-containing protein, whose product MTRTFDHLVAEAESVSVDGWDFSWLDGRATEQRPSWGYQKLLGERLSRVSSVLDVQTGGGEVLAGAGALPPLTVATESWPPNVAKATRLLHPLGAVVVADSDEPPLPFGDEAFELVSSRHPVTVWWDEIARVLTPGGTYFSQQVGPASVFELVEYFLGPQPEEVRRGRHPDDAVAEARKAGLEIVDLRSERLRTEFNDIGAVIYFLRKVIWMVPGFTVGHYRDRLRELHERIEREGPFVAHTARFLVEARKTG is encoded by the coding sequence ATGACGCGTACTTTCGACCATCTTGTCGCCGAGGCGGAGTCCGTTTCCGTGGACGGCTGGGACTTCTCCTGGCTCGACGGCCGCGCCACCGAACAGCGCCCCTCCTGGGGCTACCAGAAGCTCCTCGGCGAACGTCTCTCCCGGGTCTCCTCCGTCCTCGACGTCCAGACCGGTGGCGGCGAGGTGCTCGCCGGGGCCGGCGCCCTGCCGCCGCTGACGGTGGCGACCGAGTCCTGGCCGCCGAACGTCGCCAAGGCGACCCGGCTCCTGCACCCGCTGGGCGCGGTGGTGGTCGCCGACTCCGACGAGCCGCCGCTGCCCTTCGGGGACGAGGCCTTCGAGCTGGTCAGCAGCCGGCACCCGGTGACCGTGTGGTGGGACGAGATCGCCCGCGTGCTGACGCCGGGCGGCACGTACTTCTCGCAGCAGGTCGGTCCGGCCAGCGTCTTCGAGCTGGTGGAGTACTTCCTGGGCCCGCAGCCGGAGGAGGTCAGGCGTGGCCGGCACCCCGACGACGCGGTCGCCGAAGCCCGGAAGGCGGGCCTGGAAATCGTCGATCTGCGCTCGGAGCGACTGCGGACGGAGTTCAACGACATCGGAGCCGTGATCTACTTTCTACGGAAGGTGATCTGGATGGTGCCGGGCTTCACGGTCGGGCACTACCGGGACCGGTTGCGCGAGCTCCACGAGCGGATCGAACGCGAAGGCCCGTTCGTCGCGCACACCGCCCGCTTCCTCGTCGAGGCCCGCAAAACGGGCTGA